Genomic window (Alteromonas pelagimontana):
TAGTAAAAGGCACCAGAAGCAAGCCAAGCAACCCTGCGGTACCGTGCACTGAAATTGCGCCTACGGGATCGTCTATTTTCAGCTTATCCAGGGCTACTATGCTGAACACCACCAGCAGACCGCCCAAAGCACCAAATAAAGTAGCTGTCAGAGGAGTAGGCGTTGAAGGTTCAGCAGTGATAGCCACTAGTCCGGCAAGAGCGCCATTGAGTGCCATTGTTAGGTCCGCTTTGCCAAACATGATACGTGCGAGGATCAATGCAGCAATACAACCTCCGGCGGCAGCGGCATTGGTATTCATAAACACTACTGCCACACTGTTGGCACTTTCTACAGTTGCCGTTGCTAACACTGAACCACCATTAAAGCCAAACCAGCCCATCCAAAGAATAAAGGTTCCAATGGTAGCAAGAGGCAGGTTTGCGCCAGGAATGGCGTTAATTTTACCGTCGGCAGTATATTTGCCTTTCCGGGGGCCAAGAATCAGTACGCCAGCAAGAGCCGCTGACGCGCCAGCCAAGTGAACGATACCGGAACCTGCGAAGTCGGAGAAGCCTAAATCTCCCAACGTATACATACCAAAAACAGCGTCACCGCCCCATGTCCAGGAACCTTCCATAGGATAAATCAAGCCGGTCATTACTACCGCGAAAGCCAGAAATGCCCATAACTTCATACGTTCTGCAACGGCACCAGAGACAATTGACATCGCTGTCGCCACAAACACTACCTGAAAGAAAAAGTCCGCTGATGGAGCGTAAGTAGCTGGCTCTTCTGTCACGCCCGTTGCGCCATCAATCATAATGCCATCTAAGAAAATGCCGCCGTCATACATAATGCTATAGCCACAAATCATATACATGGTGCTGGCAATGGCGAACAGAGCAATATTTTTCGTTAGAATTTCTGTTGTATTTTTAGCTCGTACCAGCCCCGCTTCCAGCATGGCAAAACCGGCTGCCATCCACATTACCAAGGCGCCACATATTAAAAAGTAAAAAGTATCTAGTGCATACCCAAGTTCAAAGGTTGTTTCCATTATGCTTATCTCCGCAAATTCATTATTCTTATCTACAACGCATCACCATCTGACTCGCCGGTACGAATACGTACAGCGTGTTCAAGGTCATAGACAAAGACTTTGCCATCTCCAATTTTGCCGGTTTTAGCAGCGTCCACTATAGATTCCACCAGACGCTCGACCTGATCATCCTGAACAGCGATTTCGAGTTTCACTTTTGGTAAAAAATCCACCTGATATTCTGCTCCTCGATAGAGCTCAGTGTGGCCTTTTTGACGTCCAAAACCTTTCACTTCGGTAACGGTCAACCCGTCGATACCGATTTCGGAAATGGCTTCACGAACATCATCCAGCTTATAGGGCTTGATGATCGCTGTGACTAATTTCATTGCGTTGCTCCCAATTAATAGTGGCTTTTCTTGCACATTGAGTATCTTGTTGAGCAGTAACACAAGAGCTGTGCCAATTATTAAATTGTCTAAGTATCAAAGAGTTAACATTTAACGGAGACATTTACTTAAATTTTAATGCACCTCGACAGTGCATCGCACAGTAAATGAACCATGACTGTGCAGGAGGGAGAGATGGCGAATAATTTTTAAACAATAAGTGAAGATTTCTTGGCCTAACTTCTGGAGCAGGGTTACTCCCGCAGAGCTATCAGGGGCCAATTTTCAGCGTTTCCGGTAAGAAATTTTGCTTATTTCTCTAATCTGCTGAATTTCTATTCATTCATGCTCTTGCCCAAGACTGTGCAGACGCAATTTCACGGAAATATCCCGATTTGAAAATCAGGGAACTATCAAGGGTAAGACAGGTCTGCAACAAGGTATGACATCATCTATTATTGCCCCTGTGTACGCGCCAGAGCGCGCTGTTGTTATGGCCAAAACCCATGGCAGGAATAATAGTGGCAGATGGCTGTGGATAATTTCACTGTTGCTGCACACAGGAGTCGTTTTGATTGTCATTTTTTCTTCTTTCTCAAGGTCGCCAAAGACGCTTTATTCTCCCCCCATAAAGGCAAAACTAATTATTGCCGCACCACCGATAGCGCCATCTTTGTCAGAAGAAAAAAGCGTTCTGCAGGAACGGAGCCCTGAGGAGAAGAAGGAAGAAGCGAATCCACCGACCGCCTCCGCGCCAGCACAGCCAGCGAATATTACACCGGCACCTGCTACAACCAGTGAGGTTTCAGACAGTTTTGCTCCTGAACACCCGGTAAAGCCAAAATTAACGACAAGGCAAACGCTTAATAATTATTTCAGCCAACGTCAGAGCGCTCAGATTGATGCGTTAGCCGAAGAAGCCACCAAAAATTATCATCAACAGCAAAAATCTCCGGTTATTACAGACAGCCGCAAAGGAAGTGAAAAGGGGAAAGCCAGTGATGCGCCCGCGCCAGTGAATGTGAACTGTTCAAGTACAATTAACAAAACTGTGGCTCTGTTTAGCCAATGGACCGGGGGAAGACTAAAGTGCACGCCAAGAAACGGTGAAATTAACAAATATATTGATGCGCGTATTAAGCGATATCCGCAAGAAAAACGGCTAACAGACTCGCCGACAGAAGAAAACCGATCAGAACGCCAGTAAATATACCGTTCCGGCAGCTACGATACTGGCTGTAATTAAACCAATCAAAATAACCAACCCGTCTCGGGTACTTAAACCTACTGCAAATAATGCAATGGCCAACGCCGGTGCTGATGATGCGAAAGGAAACAATTCAAGCGGCGGCATGGCCAGTGCCAATAGGATGCAGATACCGCCCACCACTCTTTTCATTGTATCGCTGGTGAATTGTGATAAGCGGGGTTTTAATATTCGATCAATTTTATTGGTATAAGGATAAAGTTTCTCCCGTGCTTTAGTAAATTTATCTCGATTAAATCCTTTTTCCGCCAGCTTTTGAGGAACCTTCGGGCTTTCCCGGCCCGCTAACAATTGACCCGCCACCATTACAATCAACACAGAAACAAAAGTAGGTACACCTGGTATCGCACCAGTAGGTAAAATCTCAATTAAAGTTAATGCCAGTAACAGGGGCCCGTAGCCCCGACCACCAAACGTCCTTACTACCTGCCCAATCGTAAGTTTCTGATCATCGGCATCGTCGTCAAGATGCTTAAGCACTCCGGTCAAAGATAATTGTTCTGCCATAGAAATTTAACACCTTACGAAATGATGCAAACGGTCAAGCAAGGTGTAGACCCTGCTGACAAATGAGCTCGCTAAAAATTTAATCGGTTGTGCAAAAGGATGATACAAATCTTCAGCGCCATACGTGCGCAGATATTCTAATGTCGATCCGTGAGCATACGAGTAACTACTTATCTATGCGGGTCAATTTTAGGCGTTCTGTCACAAGAATTGCAGGCATGAAATTAAAGAAAGTGTAGGTGTAACGAGGGGTAGAAGTTAAAAAGGTCGGCTATACTTTAACCAGCAGTTTTAATTGCAAATATTTCCAAACCTCCACTTCTTGCAATAACGTTGACTAAGAAAATATTACAAAAGATGTGTAACTTTAACGGAATGTTAAAACTCTTCGACCTATTGCTATACCTTTTCAGAATATTCCAACTTACCCCTTGAAGACACTGCTGTAGAAGCTTATAGCCTTCCCTCTACCTAATCATTAAATAAGTTTAATAAAGCGGCACATTTATGGCATTTCCTCCCATTCGAATGCCTTATGCAGTAACTAGGTAACTTCTTTAGTTTCTACGACGGAGGTTCTATGGCACATCTTAAAAAAAGAGTGCTTATCGCCGGCGGGGCTGGATTTATAGGTACGAATCTAAGTCACCGGTTATTACGTGATGGCTACAAAGTTTTTTGTGTAGATAACTTTTCAAGCGGCACCAAAGCCAACTTGTCATCTCACGAAAATTTCTTTCTTCTTGAACAAGACGTGGCGCAGCCGATAGACATTGATGTCGACTGGATTTTTAACCTCGCCTGTTGCGCTTCTCCCGTTCAGTATCAGGCAGACCCGCTCCAAACCATCCGTACTAATACTTTAGGCGTGGCAAATTTGCTGACGCTTGCCAGAAACTGTAATGCCACTTTACTGCAAGCGTCTACCAGCGAAGTTTATGGTAATCCCAGTGTGCATCCGCAAACAGAAGATTATTTTGGCAACGTTAATCCTATCGGGCCCCGCGCCTGTTATGACGAAGGCAAGCGGTGCGCCGAAGCTACATGTATGGATTTTCATCGCACTTACGGCACACCTGTCAAAATTGCGCGTATTTTTAACACCTACGGCCCAGGCATGCAGCCGGATGATGGCAGAGTAATTTCAAACTTTATTGTTCAAGCGCTGAAAAATGAACCTATTACGGTTTACGGCGATGGCAGTCAGACCCGGTCCTTCTGCTTTGTTGACGATCTGGTAGAAGGTTTGCTGGCGTTAATGTTCTCACCTTCGGATTTCGTTGGACCGGTAAATCTTGGTAATCCAGGCGAATTCACTGTAGAAGAACTCGCTCATCAGGTTATTGCCATGACCGGCTCTACATCAGAAATTGTTTATCACCCTCTTCCTACAGATGATCCTGTGCGGCGCAAACCGGATATCAATCGAGCAAAGGAAGCATTGGGTTGGAAACCACGTATTCCTCTTGAGAAAGGCCTTAAGAGCACAATCAGCTATTTTGATGATTTGCTGGCGGTAAAAAGCGCTGTACGACGGGATGAAGAACCCGTTCTTATGCCCATTGCGACCGGTTGAATAACCCGTCGTTCACAGGGTAACAATATTTGTTCGTTGTAAAACGGCGAGCGCATTCATTCTCGATCATTAATAAAAGCCTCTGAAAATTACTGGAGATAACAATGAAGGATCGTATCCTCATAACAGGCGGTGCAGGTTTCGTAGGTTCACATCTTGCTGATCAACTGTTACAAGCCGGCTATAACGTTCGGGTTTTAGATAACTTGACTCCCCAGGTTCATGAAACCAATGACTGGCCGGACTATCTTGACAAGCGAGTAGAGAAATTGCGCGGTGATGTGCAAGACATGGACGCCGTTACACAAGCTTTGGAAGATGTCGATGCCGTCTTTCATTTGGCGGCAGCGGTGGGTGTTGGGCAAAGCATGTACGAAATCTGTCACTACACGCAAACCAATAATGTTGGCACCGCGGTACTGCTGGAAGCGATAGCGAAAAAGCCTGTGAAAAAGCTGGTAGTGGCTTCCAGCATGAGTCTGTATGGCGAAGGTGCTTATTTGGACGAAAGTGGTAATACTGTTTTTCCACATGAACGGTCGCCGGAAGAGCTGAAGAAAAGCAATTGGGACCCCCGACTTAATGGGCAGGTTTTACGACCCATTGCTACTGACGAAAATAAGCTTCCCGCTCCTTCCTCAGTTTATGCATTATCCAAGTATGACCAGGAAAAGCTCTGTTTGATGGTAGGTGAAGCCTACAACATTCCCACCACAGCCCTGCGCTTTTTCAACATCTACGGCCCACGACAAGCACTGTCTAATCCTTACACTGGTGTGCTTGCTATCTTTTCGTCGCGCTATTTAAATGATCGTGCACCAGTAATTTTTGAAGATGGTCAGCAAAGGCGTGATTTTGTGAGCGTTCATGACATTGCCCAGGCCTGTGTAAAGGCACTGGAATCCGATGCCGCCAACGGACAAGTCTTTAATATCGGTAGCGGAAATAATTACTCTATTCTCGAACTGGCCGAAAAGGTCGCCGCTCAACTGGGCAAATCCCATCTCACACCGGAAGTGTGCGGAGAATATCGGGTAGGAGATATTCGCCATTGCTTCGGTGACATCAGCAAAGCGGAAAAGCTGCTGGGTTACCGCCCCCAGGTTTCATTAGAGCAAGGGTTGGACGAGCTTGCTCAGTGGCTGCAAAAACAAAGCGCCAATGATCGCGTTGACAGCATGCGTAGCGAGTTATCCAGCAGGGGGTTGAGCAGATGAGAGAAGAAAACGCCAATAACTCCCCCGCTCTGGGGGTACTGGAATGGCTGCGACCTGGAGAGCACGAAAGAGCCTTAGCGCTAATTAAAGATCTTCGTAAATTAAATATCAAGTATCTGCGCACAGGCCTTTCCTGGGCCGATTGGCACACTGAAGAAGGTCGTGAATGGTTTCGCTGGCTAGTGCCCACGCTGGCAAAAGAGGTGCAGATTCTTCCATGCTTTACCTACACACCGCCGTCAATCGGCATTGAAGAAAAGACCTCGGCACCGCCCCGGGATATTTCTTACTACGTTCACTTTGTTGAAACCATGATCAACGACTATGACGAACATTTTTCGTGGATCGAACTTTGGAACGAACCGAATAACCTCAATGATTGGGACTGGCACCTGGATCCTAACTGGGAAATTTTCAGTGAAATGATCACCATGGCAGCCAAGCGCGCCCGGGAAATGGGGAAAAAGACGGTATTAGCAGGCATGTGTCCTACCGATCCCAATTGGCTTAGTTTGATGTGTGAGCGCGGCGTAGTTCAGAATTTCGACGCTGTTGGTATTCATGGTTTCCCCGGTACCTGGGAGTTCACTCAAGAAACCTGGGCCGACAAAATCCGTCAGGTAAAAGAAGTACTGGATTACCACCAGCTTAAGCCCGAAGTATGGATAACCGAAGTTGGATATTCCACCTGGCGACATGACGAAATTATTCAGGTTAAAAAATTCATTGAAGTGCTTGAAGCACCTGCAGATCGGATTTACTGGTACTGCGGCTATGATCTTCACCCTTATGAAAGCCATC
Coding sequences:
- a CDS encoding NAD-dependent epimerase/dehydratase family protein, whose translation is MKDRILITGGAGFVGSHLADQLLQAGYNVRVLDNLTPQVHETNDWPDYLDKRVEKLRGDVQDMDAVTQALEDVDAVFHLAAAVGVGQSMYEICHYTQTNNVGTAVLLEAIAKKPVKKLVVASSMSLYGEGAYLDESGNTVFPHERSPEELKKSNWDPRLNGQVLRPIATDENKLPAPSSVYALSKYDQEKLCLMVGEAYNIPTTALRFFNIYGPRQALSNPYTGVLAIFSSRYLNDRAPVIFEDGQQRRDFVSVHDIAQACVKALESDAANGQVFNIGSGNNYSILELAEKVAAQLGKSHLTPEVCGEYRVGDIRHCFGDISKAEKLLGYRPQVSLEQGLDELAQWLQKQSANDRVDSMRSELSSRGLSR
- the glnK gene encoding P-II family nitrogen regulator; amino-acid sequence: MKLVTAIIKPYKLDDVREAISEIGIDGLTVTEVKGFGRQKGHTELYRGAEYQVDFLPKVKLEIAVQDDQVERLVESIVDAAKTGKIGDGKVFVYDLEHAVRIRTGESDGDAL
- a CDS encoding exopolysaccharide biosynthesis protein, with amino-acid sequence MAEQLSLTGVLKHLDDDADDQKLTIGQVVRTFGGRGYGPLLLALTLIEILPTGAIPGVPTFVSVLIVMVAGQLLAGRESPKVPQKLAEKGFNRDKFTKAREKLYPYTNKIDRILKPRLSQFTSDTMKRVVGGICILLALAMPPLELFPFASSAPALAIALFAVGLSTRDGLVILIGLITASIVAAGTVYLLAF
- a CDS encoding UDP-glucuronic acid decarboxylase family protein: MAHLKKRVLIAGGAGFIGTNLSHRLLRDGYKVFCVDNFSSGTKANLSSHENFFLLEQDVAQPIDIDVDWIFNLACCASPVQYQADPLQTIRTNTLGVANLLTLARNCNATLLQASTSEVYGNPSVHPQTEDYFGNVNPIGPRACYDEGKRCAEATCMDFHRTYGTPVKIARIFNTYGPGMQPDDGRVISNFIVQALKNEPITVYGDGSQTRSFCFVDDLVEGLLALMFSPSDFVGPVNLGNPGEFTVEELAHQVIAMTGSTSEIVYHPLPTDDPVRRKPDINRAKEALGWKPRIPLEKGLKSTISYFDDLLAVKSAVRRDEEPVLMPIATG
- a CDS encoding cell envelope integrity protein TolA — protein: MTSSIIAPVYAPERAVVMAKTHGRNNSGRWLWIISLLLHTGVVLIVIFSSFSRSPKTLYSPPIKAKLIIAAPPIAPSLSEEKSVLQERSPEEKKEEANPPTASAPAQPANITPAPATTSEVSDSFAPEHPVKPKLTTRQTLNNYFSQRQSAQIDALAEEATKNYHQQQKSPVITDSRKGSEKGKASDAPAPVNVNCSSTINKTVALFSQWTGGRLKCTPRNGEINKYIDARIKRYPQEKRLTDSPTEENRSERQ
- a CDS encoding ammonium transporter; the encoded protein is METTFELGYALDTFYFLICGALVMWMAAGFAMLEAGLVRAKNTTEILTKNIALFAIASTMYMICGYSIMYDGGIFLDGIMIDGATGVTEEPATYAPSADFFFQVVFVATAMSIVSGAVAERMKLWAFLAFAVVMTGLIYPMEGSWTWGGDAVFGMYTLGDLGFSDFAGSGIVHLAGASAALAGVLILGPRKGKYTADGKINAIPGANLPLATIGTFILWMGWFGFNGGSVLATATVESANSVAVVFMNTNAAAAGGCIAALILARIMFGKADLTMALNGALAGLVAITAEPSTPTPLTATLFGALGGLLVVFSIVALDKLKIDDPVGAISVHGTAGLLGLLLVPFTNDGSSFTGQLVGALTIFVWVFVASLIVWVILKAVIGIRVTEEEEFDGVDASECGLEAYPDFTGGRS